In Erythrolamprus reginae isolate rEryReg1 chromosome 10, rEryReg1.hap1, whole genome shotgun sequence, one DNA window encodes the following:
- the CPLX3 gene encoding complexin-3, with protein MAFMVKSMVGGQLKNLTGGLGGEDKGEGDKSPAEAQGMTKEEFEEYQKQLVEEKMERDAEFAQKKAERATLRTHFRDKYKLPKNETDDNQIQLAGGDVELPKELAKMIEQDNEEEEEKDSVIGQLTNIQNIDLDSLKDKAQATIDDLKQSAEKCTIM; from the exons ATGGCTTTCATGGTCAAGTCAATGGTCGGTGGGCAACTGAAGAATCTCACCGGTGGCTTGGGAGGAGAAGACAAAGGAGAAGGGGACAAATCTCCAGCGGAAGCCCAAGGAATGACGAAGGAAGAATTCGAAGAGTATCAGAAGCAGCTGGTGGAAGAAAA GATGGAGCGGGATGCTGAGTTTGCCCAGAAGAAGGCTGAGCGCGCCACGCTGAGGACTCACTTCCGCGACAAGTACAAACTGCCCAAG aacgAAACCGACGACAACCAGATCCAACTAGCCGGGGGTGACGTGGAGCTGCCGAAGGAGCTGGCCAAGATGATAGAGCAAGACaacgaggaagaagaagaaaaggactcTGTTATCGGACAGCTGACCAACATCCAGAACATAGACCTAGATTCCTTGAAGGACAAAGCCCAAGCCACCATAGATGACCTGAAGCAGTCCGCTGAAAAATGCACCATCATGTGA